In Pseudobdellovibrio exovorus JSS, the genomic stretch CAAGAAAAACAACGTCAGGCCGAAGAAGTTGCAAGCGCGCAATCAACTTTACCATCTTCAGCGACATTGTCTCCGATTGCTCCTCCGATTCCACACGCGGAAGCTCCACCTGCTGCAACAGTAGAAGCCACTGTGCAAACGGCAGCGGCTGAAGTGGGAACTCCGGCTCCGGCAGAAGTGAATGTTCCTGAGGTCGGTTTTGAAAAATCGAGTGAAAAACCTGTCGAGCTTTTATTAGAAGCTAAAAAAGATGTGGTTTTATTCTATGCCAAAGGGAATTCTAAACAATTCAACACAGTTCGTTTAAGTGCCAATCAAGTGCAGGTGCTGCGCTCGAAGGTGGGCCTTTATTTAAAAGCTGCCGATGGAGGAGCCTTTAAAATCAATGTTAATGGCATTGATAAAGGACTTGCTGGTGCGCCCAACAAAGAAGTGAAGTTAAGTTTCTAATCGCTTGAACTCACGCCATCTTTATCTTTTTTTAGGTATTACATTACTGCTCAAGGTGCTGATCGCATGGATCACACCTGTCGTGGGCGATGAGGCCTATTACTATATCTGGTCGATTCACCCCCAACTGAGCTACTTCGATCATCCGCCAATGGTGGGTTGGTGGATTTATTTGGGGCATCTGTTTTTTCCAGCGGGCCATCCCCTATCCCTGCGAGTGATGTTCATCTTGGGCGGCTTTCTAACCTCTTTAGTTTGGATTAAAATCCTATTAGAAGAAAAAGCTACCTATCGCACGATTCTGATTTTTTTACTGTTTGCCTTTTTAAATCCTCTTTTGGGTGCTGGCTCTGTCTTAGCAACTCCGGATGTACCACTAGTTCTTTTTTGGTCTTTATCCTTTTGGGCATTTTTAAATGTTCTGCGCACCAAAGAATTAAAGTGGTATGGGCTTTTAGGTTTGTTCCTTGGACTGGGTTTCTGTTCTAAGTATCATATCGTTTTATTTGTTATTTCCGGCTTAATCACTTTGGCTTTTGGCAAACGCTACCTGCGTCTACGCCCTTTAGGCATAATTTTTACTTTGGTTATCGGGGCTCTTTGCAGCCTACCTGTTGTTATTTGGAATGCACAAAATGAATGGGCTTCGTTTGTATTTCAGATCAATCACGGTTTCGGTCAAGATCCGTTCACGTGGGATTGGCCGCTGGCTTACGTGGGCACGCAGATTTTGCTTTTAAATCCCTTTGTCTTTTTTACGCTGTTT encodes the following:
- a CDS encoding ArnT family glycosyltransferase, whose amino-acid sequence is MNSRHLYLFLGITLLLKVLIAWITPVVGDEAYYYIWSIHPQLSYFDHPPMVGWWIYLGHLFFPAGHPLSLRVMFILGGFLTSLVWIKILLEEKATYRTILIFLLFAFLNPLLGAGSVLATPDVPLVLFWSLSFWAFLNVLRTKELKWYGLLGLFLGLGFCSKYHIVLFVISGLITLAFGKRYLRLRPLGIIFTLVIGALCSLPVVIWNAQNEWASFVFQINHGFGQDPFTWDWPLAYVGTQILLLNPFVFFTLFKKSQDGTGPIFADRIFTWSQLAFFFSSSLKSVVEANWPISSHLHATRHFAETSSQKLVRYSIVYWIGIYILLAAFFMSPQSAHVRRNLVNSAQIADLLPVVEKYQPLYGPSYQMSSLLTWKTQKLVPKLNELSRHDFYDSLPESKPTARSFYVLKYNNSWWPAQYESYKKIHLESFDKLGIDLYQLSHE